A section of the Bacillus sp. HSf4 genome encodes:
- a CDS encoding WXG100 family type VII secretion target, giving the protein MSGIIRVTPAELRQMADRYQKESGDVTEQVNQRLDQMINQLQDMWEGESSRAFAEQYQELRPSFVKMAELLSDVSKQLHQTANTLESTDQDIASQIRG; this is encoded by the coding sequence ATGTCAGGAATCATTCGTGTTACGCCGGCTGAACTGCGGCAAATGGCTGACAGATATCAAAAAGAAAGCGGAGACGTTACTGAACAGGTCAACCAGCGTCTTGATCAAATGATCAACCAGCTTCAAGATATGTGGGAAGGTGAATCAAGCCGCGCGTTCGCAGAGCAATATCAAGAGCTGAGACCTTCTTTTGTGAAAATGGCTGAACTTCTAAGCGACGTTTCTAAACAGCTTCATCAGACTGCTAACACTCTTGAAAGCACTGACCAAGACATCGCTAGCCAAATTCGCGGCTAA
- a CDS encoding sodium:alanine symporter family protein — protein MLVLEKINSILWGVPGIVLLVGTGIFLTVILRGLQFKRLIYAFKLAFGKEKESAGADGDVSNFKALMTTLAGTIGNGNIAGVATAITVGGPGALFWMWLVGLLGMATKYSEALLAMKYRVKNERGEYSGGPMYYVEKGLGKKWKPLAVLFALSGVLASFGIGDSVQSNTIAEVVTHTFGIQDWIIGLVLAVLTAAIIFGGFQRVSTVASIFVPVMAILYIGGSLIIIFLHYDQIIPAFQLIFYHAFNPVSAAGGFTGVVVSEAIRNGMSKGIFSNEAGLGTAALIAGNAKTDHPVKSALVAMTGTFIVTLIVCTMTGLVLIITGFWDPSGGLISGVAHDTSLDAGALTNAAFASSLGLTGKYIVTFSVIFFGYSTIVGWYVYGEKCLEYLVGLKWVPIYRVAYVFITFYGAVASLNTVWAFADMANALMMIPNLVALVLLWKVIRAETDDFFLNHYNRQKPAKLKAG, from the coding sequence GTGTTGGTATTAGAGAAAATTAACAGCATTTTATGGGGAGTCCCGGGCATCGTTCTGCTTGTAGGGACCGGAATTTTTTTGACGGTGATCCTGAGGGGGCTTCAATTTAAACGATTGATATATGCTTTCAAGCTCGCTTTCGGAAAAGAAAAAGAGTCTGCGGGTGCAGACGGCGATGTCAGCAACTTCAAAGCGCTGATGACGACGCTGGCCGGGACGATTGGAAACGGCAATATCGCCGGGGTGGCCACGGCGATTACGGTAGGGGGCCCGGGGGCTTTGTTCTGGATGTGGCTCGTCGGCCTTTTGGGTATGGCTACCAAATACAGTGAAGCTTTGCTGGCAATGAAATACCGTGTCAAAAATGAACGCGGCGAGTATTCCGGAGGACCGATGTACTATGTTGAAAAAGGTCTCGGAAAGAAGTGGAAGCCGCTCGCCGTCTTGTTTGCGCTGTCGGGCGTGCTCGCTTCTTTTGGAATCGGCGACTCTGTCCAGTCCAATACGATTGCTGAGGTCGTCACACATACATTCGGCATCCAAGATTGGATTATCGGCCTTGTGCTCGCAGTGCTGACAGCGGCGATTATTTTCGGCGGCTTTCAGCGCGTCAGCACGGTTGCAAGCATTTTTGTGCCGGTGATGGCGATTCTTTATATCGGCGGTTCATTGATTATCATTTTCCTGCATTATGATCAAATCATTCCGGCGTTTCAGCTGATTTTCTATCATGCTTTCAACCCGGTGTCTGCGGCTGGAGGCTTCACAGGAGTGGTCGTGTCCGAAGCGATCAGAAACGGAATGTCCAAGGGGATCTTTTCAAACGAAGCCGGTTTAGGAACAGCGGCTCTCATCGCCGGGAATGCCAAAACCGATCATCCTGTTAAATCGGCGCTGGTGGCGATGACGGGAACGTTTATTGTGACATTGATCGTTTGCACAATGACAGGGCTTGTCCTCATCATTACAGGGTTCTGGGATCCTTCAGGCGGGTTGATTTCCGGAGTTGCCCATGATACATCCCTTGACGCGGGGGCGCTCACGAATGCGGCGTTCGCCTCTTCTTTAGGGTTAACAGGGAAGTACATTGTTACGTTTTCGGTGATCTTTTTCGGCTATTCAACAATTGTCGGCTGGTATGTATATGGAGAAAAATGTCTTGAATATCTTGTCGGCTTAAAATGGGTGCCGATTTACCGTGTTGCTTACGTATTCATCACGTTTTACGGTGCTGTGGCAAGCCTGAATACGGTATGGGCTTTTGCCGACATGGCGAACGCGTTGATGATGATTCCCAACCTGGTGGCTCTTGTTTTATTATGGAAGGTCATTCGCGCGGAAACCGACGATTTCTTTTTAAATCATTACAACCGGCAAAAGCCGGCGAAACTAAAAGCCGGGTGA
- a CDS encoding PucR family transcriptional regulator, protein MNNRVNPFKYQYDRLEDVADHISEVLNCPITIEDVNHRLLAYSTHSDYTDPARTSTIIGRRVPEKVINKLWKDGTIPALMKTDEPIRVEQIDEVGLSSRVAISIWKNSEVIGFIWALESQKTLSEDELHLLRLAADSVKNKLLPYQVRKRKNEQRSQEFFWKLLTGHISEEQEIADGFHQLGIRVPSSYSVFIIRLKNEIEEKTEKQLNYLLETTQQVQISLATIDYNELIILAAPKTGENGQPFNDLKQFAGSIQKQLSERYKLNDCTISIGGMYGSITRVHQSYQEALSVLKVKERFADETKHLVSFSELGIYQYLDVLAEKRKHANYPNYSLMQLEAYDQEHHSNLVETLEQFIECDSNVNTAAKKLNIHVNTLNYRLKRIGKIAEIDLKNINEKFTIYLEIKLRNMHL, encoded by the coding sequence ATGAACAATCGAGTGAATCCTTTTAAATACCAATACGACCGTTTGGAAGATGTGGCGGATCATATCAGCGAGGTGCTGAACTGCCCGATTACGATAGAGGATGTCAACCACCGCCTCCTTGCTTACAGCACGCACAGCGACTATACCGATCCGGCGAGAACATCGACGATCATCGGCCGGCGCGTTCCGGAAAAGGTGATCAACAAGCTCTGGAAAGACGGAACGATTCCAGCTTTGATGAAAACAGACGAACCGATCAGGGTGGAGCAAATCGATGAAGTCGGTCTGAGCAGCCGCGTGGCGATCTCAATCTGGAAAAACAGCGAAGTCATCGGTTTCATTTGGGCTCTCGAAAGCCAAAAAACACTGTCGGAAGACGAGCTTCACCTCTTAAGGCTTGCCGCCGATTCCGTGAAGAATAAGCTTTTGCCATACCAGGTCCGCAAACGAAAGAATGAACAGCGCAGCCAGGAATTTTTCTGGAAGCTGCTCACAGGGCATATTTCAGAGGAACAGGAAATTGCCGACGGCTTTCATCAGCTCGGCATCAGGGTGCCGTCTTCCTACTCTGTCTTCATCATCCGCCTGAAAAACGAAATTGAGGAAAAAACCGAAAAACAGCTCAATTATTTATTGGAGACGACACAGCAGGTGCAAATTTCGCTGGCCACGATCGACTATAATGAGCTGATCATCCTCGCCGCTCCGAAAACAGGGGAAAACGGACAGCCTTTTAACGATTTAAAACAGTTTGCCGGAAGTATTCAAAAGCAGCTTAGTGAGCGGTACAAGCTGAACGACTGCACGATTTCGATCGGAGGAATGTACGGGTCGATCACCCGTGTGCACCAATCCTATCAGGAAGCGCTCTCCGTCTTAAAAGTAAAGGAGCGGTTTGCGGACGAAACAAAGCATCTCGTCAGCTTTTCAGAGCTCGGCATTTATCAATACCTCGATGTGCTTGCCGAAAAAAGAAAACACGCGAACTATCCAAATTATTCGCTCATGCAGCTTGAGGCTTATGATCAAGAACACCACTCCAATCTCGTCGAGACCCTTGAGCAGTTTATCGAGTGTGACAGCAATGTCAACACCGCTGCCAAAAAGCTGAACATTCATGTCAATACATTAAACTACAGGCTGAAGCGGATCGGCAAAATCGCGGAAATCGATTTAAAAAACATTAATGAAAAGTTTACGATTTACCTTGAAATCAAGCTTCGCAACATGCATTTGTGA
- the ald gene encoding alanine dehydrogenase, which produces MMIGVPKEIKNNENRVALTPGGAAQLIAAGHRVILETDAGAGSGFENEDYVSAGAEIAEEAKTVWNTAEMVMKVKEPLPEEYPYFREGLILFTYLHLAAEPSLAEALKQSGVIAIAYETVSDGRSLPLLTPMSEVAGRMAAQIGAQFLEKPKGGKGILLAGVPGVARGKVTIIGGGVVGTNAAKIAAGLGADVTMIDLNADRLRQLDDQFGHQIKTLMSNPVNIADAVAEADLLICAVLIPGAKAPTLVTEEMVKQMKPGSVIVDVAIDQGGIVETVDHITTHDNPTYEKHGIVHYAVANMPGAVPRTSTVALTNVTVPYALEIANKGAEKAVLENPALKAGVNVASGHITYEAVAKALNDSYVPPELALESSSSAAGA; this is translated from the coding sequence ATGATGATCGGGGTTCCGAAAGAAATCAAAAACAATGAAAACAGGGTGGCGCTGACTCCCGGTGGAGCAGCGCAGCTGATTGCCGCCGGCCACCGCGTCATCCTGGAAACAGATGCAGGTGCGGGAAGCGGATTCGAAAATGAGGATTATGTGTCAGCAGGTGCGGAGATCGCCGAAGAAGCAAAAACGGTTTGGAATACTGCGGAGATGGTGATGAAAGTAAAAGAGCCTTTGCCTGAAGAGTATCCCTATTTTCGCGAAGGGCTGATCTTGTTCACCTATCTCCATTTGGCTGCGGAGCCTTCTTTGGCTGAAGCTCTAAAACAAAGCGGTGTCATCGCCATCGCTTATGAAACGGTAAGTGACGGCCGTTCCCTTCCTTTGCTGACGCCGATGTCGGAAGTCGCCGGACGGATGGCCGCCCAGATCGGTGCGCAATTCCTTGAAAAGCCGAAAGGCGGAAAAGGCATATTATTAGCCGGCGTTCCCGGTGTGGCTCGCGGAAAAGTGACGATTATCGGAGGAGGCGTCGTCGGCACAAATGCGGCGAAAATCGCGGCGGGTCTTGGCGCCGATGTGACAATGATCGATTTGAACGCAGATCGGCTCCGCCAGCTTGACGATCAGTTCGGCCATCAAATCAAAACGCTGATGTCAAACCCGGTCAATATTGCCGATGCTGTCGCTGAAGCCGATCTTCTCATTTGTGCGGTGCTGATTCCCGGCGCAAAGGCTCCGACATTGGTGACGGAAGAAATGGTCAAACAGATGAAGCCCGGCTCCGTTATCGTGGATGTCGCCATTGATCAAGGCGGAATTGTCGAGACGGTTGACCACATCACGACCCATGACAATCCGACATATGAAAAGCACGGCATTGTCCATTACGCCGTCGCCAACATGCCCGGCGCCGTCCCGCGGACATCCACAGTGGCGCTGACAAATGTAACGGTTCCATACGCCCTTGAGATCGCAAACAAGGGCGCGGAAAAAGCGGTTCTTGAAAATCCAGCCTTAAAGGCCGGCGTCAATGTGGCAAGCGGACATATCACATATGAAGCGGTGGCAAAAGCTTTAAATGACAGCTATGTACCGCCGGAATTGGCGCTTGAAAGTTCGTCGTCAGCGGCTGGGGCGTGA
- a CDS encoding sulfite oxidase-like oxidoreductase, which translates to MFFGKAKQHKPSDRVPPNQNVTTTFPVLHTGDVPDYGDLSKWNLQIYGLVEQPLLLSFEELCELPESEVSNDIHCVTGWSKLDNVWKGIKTQEIAKIAKPLEEARYVILHAEEGWTTNVPLKDFLLDSSLLAHSHNGAPLTPEHGFPLRAIMPHLYFWKSAKWLRGIQFTKENHPGFWEKNGYHMRGDPWKEERYSFD; encoded by the coding sequence ATGTTTTTTGGAAAAGCAAAACAGCACAAGCCATCTGACAGAGTGCCCCCGAACCAGAATGTCACCACGACGTTTCCCGTCCTTCACACAGGCGATGTTCCCGATTATGGAGATTTGTCAAAATGGAATCTGCAAATCTACGGATTGGTTGAACAGCCGCTCTTATTATCCTTTGAGGAACTGTGCGAGCTCCCGGAAAGCGAAGTGTCAAACGACATCCACTGTGTGACGGGATGGTCAAAACTCGATAATGTCTGGAAGGGAATCAAGACACAGGAGATAGCCAAAATCGCAAAGCCGCTTGAGGAAGCCCGATATGTGATCTTGCACGCTGAGGAAGGCTGGACGACCAATGTGCCGCTGAAGGATTTTTTGCTGGATTCCTCTTTGCTGGCCCACTCCCATAACGGCGCTCCGCTTACTCCTGAGCACGGTTTTCCGCTGAGGGCGATCATGCCGCACCTTTATTTTTGGAAAAGCGCCAAATGGCTGAGGGGCATCCAGTTTACAAAGGAAAACCACCCGGGATTTTGGGAGAAAAATGGTTACCATATGAGGGGAGACCCTTGGAAAGAAGAAAGATACAGCTTTGATTAA
- a CDS encoding biotin transporter BioY, protein MTKQKLRASDMALAGMFAALMGIGANITSFAPFLQIGGIPLTMQPFFCLLAGLLLGRRLGALSMIVYALVGFIGAPVFASFSGGISALFKGSGGFILSYIPAAYAAGWITDRKSEPKAADFFTASVIGTLIIYLIGVNYMYFAFKTWLNTPITYSYAWVMMTWFFIKDLAFSVLLAALASKVYKAVQKAAGFKRNPTF, encoded by the coding sequence ATGACAAAACAAAAGCTTCGTGCCAGTGACATGGCGCTTGCTGGAATGTTTGCCGCTCTGATGGGAATCGGCGCCAACATCACTTCGTTTGCTCCCTTCCTGCAAATCGGCGGAATTCCGCTGACGATGCAGCCGTTTTTCTGCCTGCTGGCGGGCCTTCTGCTCGGCCGCAGACTGGGGGCGTTATCCATGATTGTTTATGCGTTGGTTGGCTTTATCGGCGCGCCTGTTTTCGCCTCGTTTTCCGGGGGAATATCCGCTCTTTTCAAGGGCAGCGGCGGTTTTATTTTATCCTACATCCCCGCGGCATATGCCGCAGGCTGGATCACAGACAGAAAATCCGAGCCGAAAGCAGCCGATTTTTTCACCGCTTCAGTCATCGGTACATTGATCATCTACCTGATCGGCGTCAACTATATGTATTTCGCTTTTAAAACTTGGCTGAACACACCGATCACCTATTCTTACGCCTGGGTCATGATGACCTGGTTTTTCATCAAGGATCTGGCCTTCTCCGTTCTGTTGGCCGCCCTCGCCTCAAAAGTTTACAAAGCGGTTCAGAAAGCCGCCGGCTTCAAAAGAAATCCCACTTTTTAA
- a CDS encoding IS1182 family transposase translates to MFYTRNSSQNEAEFVLLDQLVEEDHLLRKIDKYIDFSFIIEKVKPYYSENNGRPSLDPLILFKMMFIGYLYGIRSERQLEKEIYYNMAYRWFLGLNINDPVPHHSTISWNRRTRFKDTTIFQDIFDEIVLQAINHEMVGGRVLFTDSTHLKANANKHKYTRKTIEQDTQNYIKDLDEAVQEDREAHGKKSLKAKEEVKAKKEIRHSTTDPESGYLYRENKPEGFFYLDHRTTDMKYNIITDVYVTPGNVHDSAPYLDRLDHQIGRFGFQVEAVALDSGYLTTPICKGLSDRHIFGVIAHRRFHPKKGLFPKWKFQYDNEKDQYICPNGQTLFYSTTDRKGYRFYKSNPEKCASCPLLESCTRSKNHQKVVSRHIWEDHKEKVRENRLTASGKNLYKKRKEKIERSFADSKQLHGLRYCRLRGKRNVTEQVLLTATCQNMKKIATHLAKLG, encoded by the coding sequence ATGTTCTACACCAGAAATTCTTCTCAAAACGAAGCCGAATTCGTATTGCTTGATCAACTTGTTGAAGAGGATCATCTGCTACGCAAAATTGACAAATACATAGATTTCTCGTTCATTATTGAAAAGGTTAAGCCTTACTACAGTGAGAATAATGGCCGGCCATCTCTCGATCCATTGATTTTATTCAAAATGATGTTTATCGGATACCTGTACGGTATCCGTTCAGAAAGACAGCTCGAAAAAGAAATTTACTACAATATGGCCTACAGATGGTTTTTAGGATTAAATATCAATGATCCAGTTCCTCATCATTCAACGATCAGTTGGAACCGACGCACTCGTTTCAAAGATACAACCATTTTCCAAGATATTTTTGATGAAATTGTCCTTCAAGCCATCAATCACGAAATGGTTGGCGGGCGTGTCCTTTTTACCGATTCAACCCATCTCAAAGCCAACGCCAACAAGCATAAATATACGAGGAAAACAATTGAACAGGATACACAAAACTATATAAAGGACTTGGATGAAGCCGTGCAAGAAGATCGAGAGGCGCACGGAAAAAAGTCTTTAAAAGCCAAAGAGGAGGTGAAAGCTAAAAAAGAAATTCGCCACAGTACCACCGATCCCGAAAGCGGCTATCTTTACCGTGAAAATAAACCTGAAGGTTTTTTCTATTTGGATCATCGAACAACGGATATGAAATACAATATCATCACCGATGTCTATGTAACACCTGGCAATGTCCATGATTCTGCACCTTATCTTGATCGTTTAGATCACCAAATCGGACGATTTGGTTTTCAAGTTGAAGCCGTCGCTCTGGATTCCGGCTATTTAACAACACCAATCTGTAAAGGGCTTTCCGACCGCCATATTTTTGGCGTCATTGCCCACAGACGCTTTCATCCTAAAAAAGGTTTGTTTCCTAAATGGAAGTTTCAATACGACAATGAAAAAGATCAGTACATTTGTCCAAACGGACAAACACTTTTTTACTCCACAACCGATCGAAAAGGCTACAGGTTTTATAAATCAAATCCTGAAAAATGCGCTTCATGTCCTCTGCTTGAGAGCTGTACACGATCTAAAAACCATCAGAAGGTCGTTTCAAGACACATATGGGAGGATCATAAAGAAAAGGTCAGGGAAAATCGTTTGACTGCCTCAGGAAAAAACCTCTACAAAAAAAGAAAAGAAAAAATAGAGCGAAGCTTTGCAGATTCAAAACAGCTGCATGGGCTTCGCTACTGCCGGTTGAGGGGAAAACGGAATGTGACGGAACAAGTTCTCCTCACAGCTACCTGCCAGAATATGAAGAAGATTGCCACACACCTAGCGAAGCTAGGCTAG
- a CDS encoding Na+/H+ antiporter family protein, translating into MNAVVIAVIVMLILSLLRVNVVIALIAGALAGGLTGGLGLGQTVSVFTEGLGGNATVAVSYALLGAFAVALTKTGLPDAMVEAAVKLIGKEGDTRRKTLSKVLIVLVILIISCMSQNVVPVHIAFIPVLIPPLLKILNELQVDRRIIACAMTFGLTAPYILLPVGFGQIFQGILKDNMKDAGLSVSLSDIPLAMIIPVGGMVVGLAIAAFVYRKPRTYEMKEIAGQKPAAYTKKSLSIAVLAIAVSLSVQLYLSQSLDVDGMIFGALSGLAVLFLSGAMKRGEADELITNGMNMMAFIGFVMLAAAGFANVLEKTGHVKSLVEASTGLISNNQVVGALLMLIVGLLITMGIGSSFATIPIIATIFVPLCSQLGFSPLATIAIIGTAAALGDAGSPASDSTLGPTSGLNADGQHHHIWDTCVPTFIFYNIPLILFGWIAAIVL; encoded by the coding sequence ATGAATGCAGTTGTGATTGCAGTTATTGTTATGCTGATATTAAGCCTGCTGCGGGTCAATGTTGTCATTGCCTTGATTGCGGGCGCCCTTGCCGGCGGTCTGACTGGCGGGCTCGGCCTCGGTCAGACGGTCAGCGTCTTTACCGAAGGGCTTGGAGGAAATGCGACGGTAGCCGTCAGCTATGCGCTTCTCGGCGCATTCGCGGTCGCTTTGACGAAAACGGGCCTCCCGGATGCCATGGTTGAAGCGGCTGTAAAGCTGATCGGCAAAGAAGGGGACACGCGGCGCAAAACACTGTCAAAAGTGTTGATCGTTCTTGTGATTTTAATCATTTCCTGTATGTCGCAAAATGTCGTTCCCGTTCATATCGCATTTATCCCGGTGTTAATCCCGCCGCTGCTCAAAATTTTAAATGAGCTTCAAGTTGACCGCCGGATCATTGCGTGTGCGATGACTTTCGGATTAACGGCTCCGTATATTTTGCTTCCGGTCGGTTTCGGCCAGATTTTCCAGGGGATTTTGAAAGATAATATGAAAGACGCGGGACTCTCCGTTTCTCTTTCGGATATTCCGCTGGCGATGATCATTCCGGTTGGTGGAATGGTTGTGGGGCTAGCAATCGCCGCTTTCGTATACCGGAAACCGCGCACATATGAAATGAAGGAAATCGCCGGTCAAAAACCTGCGGCTTATACGAAAAAAAGCCTCTCTATCGCAGTGCTGGCCATCGCCGTTTCATTAAGCGTGCAGCTGTATTTGTCACAAAGCCTTGATGTTGACGGGATGATCTTCGGCGCGCTCAGCGGATTGGCGGTCTTATTCTTAAGCGGCGCCATGAAACGAGGCGAAGCCGACGAATTGATCACAAACGGGATGAACATGATGGCGTTTATCGGCTTTGTCATGCTTGCCGCTGCAGGTTTTGCCAATGTGCTTGAGAAAACGGGCCATGTCAAATCCCTTGTTGAAGCATCCACCGGTTTGATCAGCAATAACCAGGTTGTCGGCGCGCTATTGATGCTGATCGTCGGGCTGTTGATTACAATGGGAATCGGCTCATCATTTGCGACGATCCCGATCATTGCCACGATATTCGTCCCGCTCTGCTCACAGCTCGGCTTCAGCCCGCTGGCGACGATCGCCATTATCGGAACGGCGGCAGCTTTGGGAGATGCCGGCTCGCCTGCGAGCGACAGTACGTTAGGACCGACATCAGGCTTAAATGCCGATGGACAGCACCATCACATTTGGGATACTTGTGTGCCGACGTTCATCTTTTATAACATCCCGCTGATCCTGTTTGGCTGGATCGCGGCTATCGTCCTTTAA
- a CDS encoding leucyl aminopeptidase, with protein MFYAFKDFEKKETLLIGLFKKSRLYGKAEEIDRLLNGQLLQLLKNGDVSSKKAQVSKIFTPSLTGVKRLYVVGLGREADFSFEDAKRCFAEAVQMIHKDKKQDITVLLDSFVSDQIDANDAAHALAESCMLSTYEVQDYKHRPNEPEHHLQNVFVLTDHDLKEVQASLHVGQVYGHATNSARTLVNMPGNMLTAADLASYAAELAAKYEFECEILEKEEMEELGMGGLLAVNQGSEEPPKMIVLKYQGKETWDDVIGLVGKGITFDTGGYSLKTKDGIVGMKSDMGGAASVLGAMEAIGELRPEQNVLAVIPSTDNMISGSAMKPDDVIVSLCGKTIEILNTDAEGRLALADGLTYAKHHGANVLIDVATLTGGVIVALGTETTGAMTNHAPLYDRVREAADEAGEAIWQLPITEKDKKRVKNSQMADLNNSPGREGHAIMAGTFLGEFAEQTPWVHLDIAGTATTNQHTCFGPKGGTGVMVRTLVTFVERFTGDV; from the coding sequence ATGTTTTATGCCTTTAAAGACTTTGAAAAAAAAGAAACGCTGCTGATCGGATTGTTTAAAAAAAGCCGTCTGTACGGAAAAGCGGAAGAAATCGACCGCCTGTTGAACGGCCAGCTTTTGCAGCTGTTAAAAAACGGTGATGTATCCTCCAAAAAAGCGCAAGTTTCTAAAATATTTACCCCCTCGCTTACGGGAGTTAAACGGCTGTATGTCGTCGGATTGGGCCGGGAAGCGGACTTCTCGTTCGAGGATGCAAAGCGGTGCTTTGCAGAAGCGGTTCAAATGATTCACAAAGACAAAAAGCAGGACATAACCGTTTTGCTAGACAGCTTTGTATCTGATCAAATCGATGCAAACGATGCCGCCCATGCACTGGCGGAGTCCTGCATGCTCTCAACATATGAGGTGCAGGATTACAAGCACAGACCGAACGAACCCGAGCACCACCTGCAAAACGTTTTCGTATTAACTGATCATGACCTGAAGGAGGTTCAGGCAAGCCTTCATGTCGGCCAAGTGTATGGACATGCCACGAATTCAGCCAGAACGCTCGTCAATATGCCGGGCAATATGCTGACCGCGGCCGATCTCGCTTCCTATGCGGCTGAACTGGCGGCTAAATACGAATTCGAATGCGAAATCCTTGAGAAAGAGGAAATGGAAGAACTCGGCATGGGCGGGCTCTTGGCGGTCAACCAAGGGTCTGAAGAACCGCCGAAAATGATCGTGCTTAAATATCAAGGAAAAGAAACATGGGATGATGTGATCGGTTTGGTCGGCAAGGGAATCACGTTTGATACAGGTGGCTATTCTCTTAAAACGAAGGACGGCATTGTCGGGATGAAATCGGATATGGGAGGAGCCGCAAGCGTTTTAGGGGCGATGGAAGCGATCGGCGAACTTCGTCCCGAGCAAAATGTTCTCGCTGTCATCCCGTCTACGGACAATATGATTTCCGGAAGCGCCATGAAGCCCGACGATGTCATCGTTTCCTTATGCGGCAAGACGATTGAAATTTTGAATACGGATGCTGAAGGACGGCTTGCCCTGGCCGACGGTCTGACTTATGCGAAACACCATGGAGCAAACGTATTGATCGATGTCGCGACACTGACAGGCGGCGTCATCGTCGCTCTCGGCACGGAAACAACGGGGGCCATGACGAATCACGCGCCGCTTTATGACCGGGTGCGGGAAGCCGCTGATGAAGCGGGAGAAGCGATCTGGCAGCTTCCGATAACAGAAAAGGACAAAAAGAGAGTGAAAAACAGCCAAATGGCCGACTTAAACAATTCGCCCGGCAGAGAAGGCCACGCCATAATGGCCGGGACTTTTCTCGGTGAATTCGCAGAGCAGACGCCATGGGTGCATCTTGATATAGCCGGAACGGCAACGACAAATCAGCATACATGCTTCGGGCCAAAAGGCGGGACAGGTGTGATGGTGAGAACGCTTGTCACGTTTGTTGAGCGGTTTACAGGAGATGTATGA
- a CDS encoding divergent PAP2 family protein: MEILNNFPLLASFAAIFFAQFIKVPIYFVVSKKWDWRLLTSTGGMPSSHSAAVTALSTGVALDHGMDSSLFAVSSIFAVITMFDATGVRRHAGEQATVINRLVRDFNRFVSEAKDFPKVHQEEKQKKLKELLGHQPIEVFFGGLTGIALTLILHYLFM, encoded by the coding sequence ATGGAAATCCTCAATAACTTTCCTTTACTGGCGAGCTTCGCTGCCATCTTTTTTGCTCAGTTCATCAAAGTGCCCATTTATTTTGTCGTCTCAAAAAAATGGGATTGGCGGCTGTTGACCAGCACGGGGGGGATGCCGAGCTCTCATTCAGCGGCCGTTACGGCCCTGTCAACGGGTGTGGCTCTTGACCATGGGATGGATTCGTCTTTATTTGCCGTCTCTTCGATATTTGCGGTCATTACGATGTTTGATGCGACCGGAGTCAGAAGGCACGCCGGAGAACAGGCGACGGTCATCAACCGGCTCGTCCGCGACTTCAACCGCTTTGTCAGTGAGGCAAAGGATTTTCCAAAAGTGCATCAGGAGGAAAAGCAAAAAAAGTTAAAAGAGCTGTTGGGCCATCAGCCGATCGAGGTCTTTTTCGGAGGATTGACCGGCATCGCTTTAACGCTGATTCTGCACTATTTATTCATGTAA
- a CDS encoding 3D domain-containing protein, translating into MITMCRRFLMTILFVLAFMTTFFAVSGVEAEDLSNWAKERDLSLKQLGLTFKSLPKERAETTSLSAAKQIKNKPKKLEDAFDWSKYPKQKVTATGYTAGVESTGKQPHDPEYGLTYSGVKVKRDLYSTVAADPNVFPIGTILFIPDYGYGVVADTGSAIKGNRLDLYYETVEDVYNEWGKKTLDVYVIKKGDGSVTEEDLMKLNENKSMQVFRQKYKMAKE; encoded by the coding sequence GTGATAACAATGTGCAGGCGCTTTTTGATGACGATATTGTTCGTCCTGGCTTTCATGACGACTTTCTTTGCCGTATCAGGCGTCGAAGCAGAGGATTTATCAAACTGGGCAAAAGAACGGGACCTGTCCCTTAAACAATTGGGGCTAACCTTTAAATCACTTCCGAAAGAAAGGGCGGAAACGACGTCTTTGTCTGCCGCCAAGCAAATTAAAAACAAACCGAAAAAACTTGAAGACGCATTTGACTGGAGTAAATATCCGAAACAAAAAGTCACGGCAACAGGCTATACCGCAGGGGTTGAATCGACTGGAAAACAGCCTCACGATCCTGAGTACGGGCTTACATATTCAGGAGTCAAAGTGAAAAGAGATTTATATTCGACCGTTGCAGCGGACCCGAACGTGTTTCCGATCGGAACGATTTTGTTCATTCCCGACTACGGCTACGGCGTGGTCGCTGATACGGGATCGGCGATTAAAGGGAACAGGCTGGACCTGTATTATGAAACGGTTGAAGATGTCTATAATGAATGGGGAAAGAAAACCCTTGATGTCTATGTCATTAAAAAAGGGGACGGCTCCGTGACCGAAGAGGATCTCATGAAGCTGAATGAAAACAAATCGATGCAGGTATTCAGGCAAAAATATAAAATGGCGAAAGAATAA